The genomic stretch CTGAAAAAAAATAAAAACCTGCCGATTGGCAGGTTTTTTTTGTTTATGGCTTAAGGTTAAGCTTCAACGCCAGTTCATCCAGCTGTATCCCAGAAATAGGTGAAGGAGAGTCGGCCATCAAATCGCGACCAGCATTGTTCTTTGGGAATGCAATAAAGTCGCGAATGGAATCGGACCCACCAAAAATGGCACAGTAGCGGTCGAATCCAAATGCAATGCCACCATGAGGTGGGGCTCCATAGCGGAAGGCATTAATAATGAAGCCAAACTGATTCTTTGCCTCCTCATCAGTGAAGCCCAACTTATTAAACATAAGCTTCTGCACTTCGGAATCGTGAATACGAATAGAACCTCCGCCAATCTCCACACCATTAACTACAAAATCGTAGGCATTAGCCCGAACCTTACCAGGATCGGTTTCCATCAGCGGTATATCTTCAACCTTTGGCGAGGTAAACGGGTGGTGCATTGCATAAAATCGTTTGGATTCTTCATCCCATTCGAGCAGTGGGAAATCGACAACCCAAAGGGGAGCGAAAACATCCTTGAGTCTTAACCCCAAGCGGTTTGCCATCTCAAGACGCAGATCGCCTAAAGCACCCTGCATCTTTTTCTTTGTGCCTGTTAAAATAAGCAGCAAGTCACCCTTGCCTCCACCTACCTTGTGAAACCATCCCTCCATCTCTTCGGCAGCATAAAACTTATCGACCGAAGATTTAATAGTTCCATCATTTTGCCACTTCACGTATATAAGCCCCTTAGCTCCCACCTGAGGACGCTGAACCCACAACGTAAGCTCATCGAGCTGCTTGCGGCTATATTCGCCACAGCCAGGAACACAAATTCCACCAACAAATTCGGCATCATCCACCACCTTGAAATTCTTCCCTCTCACCTTGTCGCCTAGATCGTTCAACTCCATTCCAAAACGAATATCCGGTTTGTCGGAGCCAAAGCGCTCCATGGCTTCAGCAAAGGTTATACGAGGAAACATCTCTGTAAATGTTATATTTTTCACCACCTTAAAAAGGTGATTTGCCATCCCCTCAAACGTGTTGATAATATCCTCCTGCTCCACAAATGCCATTTCACAGTCAATCTGAGTAAACTCTGGTTGACGGTCAGCCCGCAGGTCCTCGTCGCGAAAGCAGCGAACTATTTGAAAATACTTGTCGTATCCAGCCACCATGAGTAACTGCTTAAACTGCTGTGGCGACTGAGGTAAAGCATAAAACTGTCCCTGATTCATGCGTGAAGGAACTACAAAATCGCGTGCCCCCTCCGGAGTAGATTTTATCAGGTAAGGGGTTTCTATTTCAAGAAATCCTTGTAGGTCTAGGTAGCGACGAATCTCCTGTGCCATGCGATGGCGAAGCGCTATGGCCGACTGGAGCGGATTTCTTCGTAAATCGATATAACGGTATTTCATGCGGATCTCTTCCCCGCCGTCGGTATCGTCCTCAACGGTAAAGGGAGGCGTTTCGGATTTGCTTAGTATGGTTAACCGCTCCATCTGGATTTCGACTTCACCAGTTGGCATCTTCGCATTCTTGCTAGTCCGCTCAATCACCAAACCGTTCACCTGTATCACATATTCACGACCAAGTTGCTCAATAGCAGCCTTAACCTGTTCTGGTGAACTCTCATTACAAACCAGCTGCGTAATGCCATAACGATCACGCAAATCTACAAATGTCATCCCTCCAAGGCGACGAATGCGTTGAACCCACCCGCTAAGCGTTACGGTTTCGCCTTTCCGCGTAAGATTCAACTCTCCGCATGTATGTGTTCTATACATTTCTCTTTTATTTGTTACCTTGCGAAAGTAACACAAATATTGCTTTCTGCTGGCGAGCCAGCTTTAAAATATTTCCCAGATACATGGATAGCACAGAAGAACTTGGGGCTGATGAACGCTTCATGACCGAAGCCTTAAAGGAGGCCTCAAAAGCACTTGCGCGGGATGAGGTTCCCATCGGTGCAGTAGTTGTAGTAAATGGAAAGATTATTGCTAGGGCACACAATTTAACCGAAACGCTTGTCGATCCAACTGCACATGCGGAGATGCAGGCCATAACTGCAGCAACTGCAGCTATTGGCGGAAAGTATTTGCCAGAAGCCACCATTTATGTTACGGTGGAACCTTGCCCAATGTGCGCTGCTGCCCTCTATTGGGCGCAAATGGGGAAACTTGTTTACGGCGCGCATGATCCAAAACGAGGTTACTCTCTGATATCACCAGCCCTCTTACATCCAAAAACCGTTGTAAACAAGGGTGTTTTGAGCAATCAAGCCGCCCTACTTATGAAAGACTTTTTTCGTAAAAAACGTTAAATAGATGACCGGTAGAGATGTAATTAATGTTGGTAATTTAAATTTTTTTTTAAATTAGCCGCCAAAGTTGTCTCAAGCACGATAAATTGCCTAACTACAATAGTTTTAAAAGCGTGAATAATAACCTAATCAAATACTACAAATGAAGAACAAATTTTTACGTTTACTTTTTGTGGCCACAGCGGCCGTAATTCTAGCGGCAGGTTCGGTTCTTGCCCAAGCAACCTCCAAGGATGCAGTAGCAGCATTTAACGCAGGGGTTACTGCAAATGAGGCCAAAAATTACACTGAAGCACTGATCCAGTTCAACAAAACTGTGAGCATTTGCAATCAGGTTGGGGCAGAAGCAGACGAAATCAGACTTCAAGCAGAAAAGGTTATTCCAGGTGTCCAGTTCAATATTGGCCTTGGATTATACAACCAGAAGAAAATTGAAGAGTGCATTGCTGCAATTGACTCTGCAAAAATTTTAGCCATAAAGTATGGTGATGAAAAAACCCAGCACAAAGCCGAAAAGGTTGTTCCACAGCTTTACAACTTCCTTGGAAATAGTGCTTTTCGCGATGGTCAATACGATAAAGCTATTGAAAATTATAACAAGGCTATTGCGCTTGATCCTAACTACTCAAAATGCTACCTCGGTATGGGCTTAGCATACAGCAAGATGAACAATCTTGATAAGGCTATTGAAGCATTTGATAAGACCATTGAGATTGGTACTGCCACCAACAAAGCCGAAGATGTTAAGGATGCAAAAAACTCGGCAAGCGACAACTTATTGGTAAAAGCTGCTGAGGAACAAAAGAAGGAAAATTATGCCGATGCATACAAGCACTTCACTCAAGCTTTAAAATACGACGATAAGGCCAGCGAAGCATACCTTGGCCTTGCTGCAGCAGCAAACAAACTCTCCAAGTTTGATGATGCTATTGAAGCTATCAACAAGGCTCTGCCCTTGCTAGAAGGCACCAGCGACAGTAATAAAGCTCCTTACTACTTTGCCCTCGGTAACGCATACCTTGGAAAGAAAGAGAATACCAATGCATGTGACGCTTATAAGAAAGCTTCCTTTGGCACTTTCAAAGAGTCAGCCGAATACCAAATTAAGGAAGTTCTTAAATGTCAATAAATCGATGATCGCTCAATAAAGAAAGGTCGGCAAATTGCCGGCCTTTTTTATTGCCCACCAAATAATTACCTTTGCAGGCTTACAAAAAACGATCTATGTTCATAAGAAAAGGCTACCGCATTATTTTCTCTGATGTCGACGGAACCATACTCAAC from Williamwhitmania sp. encodes the following:
- the aspS gene encoding aspartate--tRNA ligase, encoding MYRTHTCGELNLTRKGETVTLSGWVQRIRRLGGMTFVDLRDRYGITQLVCNESSPEQVKAAIEQLGREYVIQVNGLVIERTSKNAKMPTGEVEIQMERLTILSKSETPPFTVEDDTDGGEEIRMKYRYIDLRRNPLQSAIALRHRMAQEIRRYLDLQGFLEIETPYLIKSTPEGARDFVVPSRMNQGQFYALPQSPQQFKQLLMVAGYDKYFQIVRCFRDEDLRADRQPEFTQIDCEMAFVEQEDIINTFEGMANHLFKVVKNITFTEMFPRITFAEAMERFGSDKPDIRFGMELNDLGDKVRGKNFKVVDDAEFVGGICVPGCGEYSRKQLDELTLWVQRPQVGAKGLIYVKWQNDGTIKSSVDKFYAAEEMEGWFHKVGGGKGDLLLILTGTKKKMQGALGDLRLEMANRLGLRLKDVFAPLWVVDFPLLEWDEESKRFYAMHHPFTSPKVEDIPLMETDPGKVRANAYDFVVNGVEIGGGSIRIHDSEVQKLMFNKLGFTDEEAKNQFGFIINAFRYGAPPHGGIAFGFDRYCAIFGGSDSIRDFIAFPKNNAGRDLMADSPSPISGIQLDELALKLNLKP
- a CDS encoding nucleoside deaminase, with product MDSTEELGADERFMTEALKEASKALARDEVPIGAVVVVNGKIIARAHNLTETLVDPTAHAEMQAITAATAAIGGKYLPEATIYVTVEPCPMCAAALYWAQMGKLVYGAHDPKRGYSLISPALLHPKTVVNKGVLSNQAALLMKDFFRKKR
- a CDS encoding tetratricopeptide repeat protein, which translates into the protein MKNKFLRLLFVATAAVILAAGSVLAQATSKDAVAAFNAGVTANEAKNYTEALIQFNKTVSICNQVGAEADEIRLQAEKVIPGVQFNIGLGLYNQKKIEECIAAIDSAKILAIKYGDEKTQHKAEKVVPQLYNFLGNSAFRDGQYDKAIENYNKAIALDPNYSKCYLGMGLAYSKMNNLDKAIEAFDKTIEIGTATNKAEDVKDAKNSASDNLLVKAAEEQKKENYADAYKHFTQALKYDDKASEAYLGLAAAANKLSKFDDAIEAINKALPLLEGTSDSNKAPYYFALGNAYLGKKENTNACDAYKKASFGTFKESAEYQIKEVLKCQ